In one window of Penaeus monodon isolate SGIC_2016 chromosome 36, NSTDA_Pmon_1, whole genome shotgun sequence DNA:
- the LOC119595548 gene encoding core histone macro-H2A.1-like: MSILRFPGQILGVVRGHSTFLTLGGGDGSASPLKLRAKGKDISSVLPPRTFKPVLSEKKLFLPKVRDLANCNGPLPACDVAICSGFKLPSRWVIHVNGPTLGDVDAFDKLERCVKNCLVLADKQNLKSLALPSIGSGKAGFPKQQAAQTIIKSICSYFVNVMSSSLKQIYFVLYDMESIGAYTAELAKLDS; encoded by the exons ATGAGTATTTTGAG GTTCCCTGGACAAATTTTGGGTGTTGTTAGGGGTCACTCCACTTTTTTGACTCTTGGGGGAGGAGATG GATCTGCTTCCCCACTAAAATTGAGAGCTAAAGGTAAAGACATTTCATCAGTTTTGCCACCCAGGACCTTTAAACCTGTACTCTCCGAGAAGAAACTCTTCTTGCCAAAAG TCCGTGATCTAGCAAATTGTAATGGCCCCCTGCCAGCTTGTGATG ttgCTATATGCAGTGGGTTCAAGCTTCCATCACGTTGGGTCATTCATGTAAATGGACCAACCTTAGGAGATGTGGATGCATTTGATAAGTTAGAACGATGTGTCAAGAACTGTTTAGTTCTTGCAGACAAACAAAACTTGAAATCTTTGGCTCTGCCTTCCATTGGTAGTGGCAA AGCTGGATTCCCGAAGCAACAAGCAGCACAAACCATAATCAAGTCCATCTGCAGCTACTTTGTTAATGTCATGTCATCTTCACTGAAACAGATTTATTTCGTCCTCTATGACATGGAAAGCATCGGGGCATATACTGCAGAACTGGCAAAGTTGGACTCTTAA